From Pseudorca crassidens isolate mPseCra1 chromosome 7, mPseCra1.hap1, whole genome shotgun sequence, a single genomic window includes:
- the REXO4 gene encoding RNA exonuclease 4 isoform X8, which produces MAKARVLAPERAPGDPAPEPELVKKPNRKKNRKKRFWKNKAREAGRKPGNGPGVVVVRPPKAPEDFSQNWKALQEEMRWGQKTQTPRPSGHSAMRKERRKGPMMTFPRNEEKSDIRSAKLRRWPPPCLRPRPPREEFEVVQKEVADLLKGRILVGHALHNDLKALFLGHPKKKIRDTQKYKPFRSQVKSGRPSLKLLAERVLGIRVQQTEHCSIQDAQAAMRLYILVRKEWESIARDRRPPASSAHGNDA; this is translated from the exons ATGGCGAAGGCGAGGGTGCTGGCCCCCGAGCGCGCCCCGGGCGACCCCGCGCCTGAGCCCGAGCTCGTCAAGAAGCCGAATcggaagaaaaacaggaagaaaagattTTGGAAGAACAAAGCGCGAGAAGCAGGCAGAAAGCCGGGAAACGGCCCCGGCGTGGTCGTGGTGCGACCTCCAAAGGCACCGGAGGACTTTTCCCAAAACTGGAAGGCGCTGCAGGAGGAG ATGAGATGGGGACAGAAAACACAGACCCCAAGGCC ATCCGGGCACAGCGCAATGAGAAAGGAGCGAAGAAAAGGACCAATGATGACATTTCCCCGAAACGAGGAGAAATCAGACATAAGAAGTGCAAAGCTGAGGAGGTGGCCGCCACCTTGCCTCCGGCCCCGCCCACCGA gAGAAGAATTTGAAGTCGTTCAGAAGGAGGTGGCAGACCTGCTGAAGGGCCGGATTCTAGTCGGACACGCGCTGCACAACGACCTGAAG GCGTTGTTTCTTGGTCACCCGAAGAAGAAGATCAGGGACACTCAGAAGTACAAGCCTTTCCGGAGCCAAGTGAAG AGTGGACGGCCGTCTCTGAAGCTGCTTGCGGAGCGAGTCCTGGGGATCCGGGTGCAGCAGACGGAGCACTGCTCG ATTCAAGATGCGCAGGCAGCGATGAGGCTGTACATCCTGGTGAGAAAGGAGTGGGAGAGCATCGCCCGAGACAGGCGGCCCCCGGCCTCCAGCGCCCACGGTAACGACGCCTAG
- the REXO4 gene encoding RNA exonuclease 4 isoform X3 yields MAKARVLAPERAPGDPAPEPELVKKPNRKKNRKKRFWKNKAREAGRKPGNGPGVVVVRPPKAPEDFSQNWKALQEELLKQKSQAPEEALVLSQTDSKKQPQGVQQNRKVISDKAKRDEMGTENTDPKAARGSVPSGFLKNRKIRAQRNEKGAKKRTNDDISPKRGEIRHKKCKAEEVAATLPPAPPTEEDIWFDDVDPADIEAAIGPEAARIARKRLGQSESTITLVKERAFSGLTKALAVDCEMVGVGPKGEESIVARVSLVNQYGKCVYDKYVKPAQPVTDYRTAVSGIRPDDLAQGEEFEVVQKEVADLLKGRILVGHALHNDLKALFLGHPKKKIRDTQKYKPFRSQVKSGRPSLKLLAERVLGIRVQQTEHCSIQDAQAAMRLYILVRKEWESIARDRRPPASSAHGNDA; encoded by the exons ATGGCGAAGGCGAGGGTGCTGGCCCCCGAGCGCGCCCCGGGCGACCCCGCGCCTGAGCCCGAGCTCGTCAAGAAGCCGAATcggaagaaaaacaggaagaaaagattTTGGAAGAACAAAGCGCGAGAAGCAGGCAGAAAGCCGGGAAACGGCCCCGGCGTGGTCGTGGTGCGACCTCCAAAGGCACCGGAGGACTTTTCCCAAAACTGGAAGGCGCTGCAGGAGGAG TTGCTGAAACAAAAATCACAGGCCCCGGAAGAGGCTCTTGTTCTCTCTCAGACGGATTCCAAAAAGCAGCCCCAAGGTGTCCAACAAAACAGGAAAGTGATCTCAGATAAAGCAAAGAGAGATGAGATGGGGACAGAAAACACAGACCCCAAGGCCGCGCGGGGCTCTGTGCCCTCAGGATTTCTGAAGAACAGGAAGATCCGGGCACAGCGCAATGAGAAAGGAGCGAAGAAAAGGACCAATGATGACATTTCCCCGAAACGAGGAGAAATCAGACATAAGAAGTGCAAAGCTGAGGAGGTGGCCGCCACCTTGCCTCCGGCCCCGCCCACCGA AGAAGACATCTGGTTTGACGACGTCGACCCAGCGGACATCGAAGCAGCCATCGGCCCGGAGGCAGCCAGGATAGCACGGAAGCGGCTGGGTCAGAGCGAGAGCACCATCACGCTGGTGAAGGAGCGGGCCTTCAGTGG CCTGACTAAAGCCTTAGCCGTGGACTGTGAGATGGTGGGCGTGGGCCCCAAGGGGGAAGAGAGCATCGTGGCCCGCGTGTCCCTGGTGAACCAGTACGGGAAGTGTGTTTATGACAAGTACGTGAAGCCAGCCCAGCCGGTGACTGACTACAGGACGGCGGTCAGCGGGATCCGGCCCGACGACCTGGCGCAGG gAGAAGAATTTGAAGTCGTTCAGAAGGAGGTGGCAGACCTGCTGAAGGGCCGGATTCTAGTCGGACACGCGCTGCACAACGACCTGAAG GCGTTGTTTCTTGGTCACCCGAAGAAGAAGATCAGGGACACTCAGAAGTACAAGCCTTTCCGGAGCCAAGTGAAG AGTGGACGGCCGTCTCTGAAGCTGCTTGCGGAGCGAGTCCTGGGGATCCGGGTGCAGCAGACGGAGCACTGCTCG ATTCAAGATGCGCAGGCAGCGATGAGGCTGTACATCCTGGTGAGAAAGGAGTGGGAGAGCATCGCCCGAGACAGGCGGCCCCCGGCCTCCAGCGCCCACGGTAACGACGCCTAG
- the REXO4 gene encoding RNA exonuclease 4 isoform X7: MAKARVLAPERAPGDPAPEPELVKKPNRKKNRKKRFWKNKAREAGRKPGNGPGVVVVRPPKAPEDFSQNWKALQEELLKQKSQAPEEALVLSQTDSKKQPQGVQQNRKVISDKAKRDEMGTENTDPKAARGSVPSGFLKNRKIRAQRNEKGAKKRTNDDISPKRGEIRHKKCKAEEVAATLPPAPPTEEDIWFDDVDPADIEAAIGPEAARIARKRLGQSESTITLVKERAFSGLTKALAVDCEMVGVGPKGEESIVARVSLVNQYGKCVYDKYVKPAQPVTDYRTAVSGIRPDDLAQGEEFEVVQKEVADLLKGRILVGHALHNDLKALFLGHPKKKIRDTQKYKPFRSQVKES; this comes from the exons ATGGCGAAGGCGAGGGTGCTGGCCCCCGAGCGCGCCCCGGGCGACCCCGCGCCTGAGCCCGAGCTCGTCAAGAAGCCGAATcggaagaaaaacaggaagaaaagattTTGGAAGAACAAAGCGCGAGAAGCAGGCAGAAAGCCGGGAAACGGCCCCGGCGTGGTCGTGGTGCGACCTCCAAAGGCACCGGAGGACTTTTCCCAAAACTGGAAGGCGCTGCAGGAGGAG TTGCTGAAACAAAAATCACAGGCCCCGGAAGAGGCTCTTGTTCTCTCTCAGACGGATTCCAAAAAGCAGCCCCAAGGTGTCCAACAAAACAGGAAAGTGATCTCAGATAAAGCAAAGAGAGATGAGATGGGGACAGAAAACACAGACCCCAAGGCCGCGCGGGGCTCTGTGCCCTCAGGATTTCTGAAGAACAGGAAGATCCGGGCACAGCGCAATGAGAAAGGAGCGAAGAAAAGGACCAATGATGACATTTCCCCGAAACGAGGAGAAATCAGACATAAGAAGTGCAAAGCTGAGGAGGTGGCCGCCACCTTGCCTCCGGCCCCGCCCACCGA AGAAGACATCTGGTTTGACGACGTCGACCCAGCGGACATCGAAGCAGCCATCGGCCCGGAGGCAGCCAGGATAGCACGGAAGCGGCTGGGTCAGAGCGAGAGCACCATCACGCTGGTGAAGGAGCGGGCCTTCAGTGG CCTGACTAAAGCCTTAGCCGTGGACTGTGAGATGGTGGGCGTGGGCCCCAAGGGGGAAGAGAGCATCGTGGCCCGCGTGTCCCTGGTGAACCAGTACGGGAAGTGTGTTTATGACAAGTACGTGAAGCCAGCCCAGCCGGTGACTGACTACAGGACGGCGGTCAGCGGGATCCGGCCCGACGACCTGGCGCAGG gAGAAGAATTTGAAGTCGTTCAGAAGGAGGTGGCAGACCTGCTGAAGGGCCGGATTCTAGTCGGACACGCGCTGCACAACGACCTGAAG GCGTTGTTTCTTGGTCACCCGAAGAAGAAGATCAGGGACACTCAGAAGTACAAGCCTTTCCGGAGCCAAGTGAAG GAGTCTTAG
- the REXO4 gene encoding RNA exonuclease 4 isoform X5: protein MAKARVLAPERAPGDPAPEPELVKKPNRKKNRKKRFWKNKAREAGRKPGNGPGVVVVRPPKAPEDFSQNWKALQEELLKQKSQAPEEALVLSQTDSKKQPQGVQQNRKVISDKAKRDEMGTENTDPKAARGSVPSGFLKNRKIRAQRNEKGAKKRTNDDISPKRGEIRHKKCKAEEVAATLPPAPPTEEDIWFDDVDPADIEAAIGPEAARIARKRLGQSESTITLVKERAFSGLTKALAVDCEMVGVGPKGEESIVARVSLVNQYGKCVYDKYVKPAQPVTDYRTAVSGIRPDDLAQGEEFEVVQKEVADLLKGRILVGHALHNDLKALFLGHPKKKIRDTQKYKPFRSQVKAGPTEAPPERGCAPPSPLAEWTAVSEAACGASPGDPGAADGALLATSVL from the exons ATGGCGAAGGCGAGGGTGCTGGCCCCCGAGCGCGCCCCGGGCGACCCCGCGCCTGAGCCCGAGCTCGTCAAGAAGCCGAATcggaagaaaaacaggaagaaaagattTTGGAAGAACAAAGCGCGAGAAGCAGGCAGAAAGCCGGGAAACGGCCCCGGCGTGGTCGTGGTGCGACCTCCAAAGGCACCGGAGGACTTTTCCCAAAACTGGAAGGCGCTGCAGGAGGAG TTGCTGAAACAAAAATCACAGGCCCCGGAAGAGGCTCTTGTTCTCTCTCAGACGGATTCCAAAAAGCAGCCCCAAGGTGTCCAACAAAACAGGAAAGTGATCTCAGATAAAGCAAAGAGAGATGAGATGGGGACAGAAAACACAGACCCCAAGGCCGCGCGGGGCTCTGTGCCCTCAGGATTTCTGAAGAACAGGAAGATCCGGGCACAGCGCAATGAGAAAGGAGCGAAGAAAAGGACCAATGATGACATTTCCCCGAAACGAGGAGAAATCAGACATAAGAAGTGCAAAGCTGAGGAGGTGGCCGCCACCTTGCCTCCGGCCCCGCCCACCGA AGAAGACATCTGGTTTGACGACGTCGACCCAGCGGACATCGAAGCAGCCATCGGCCCGGAGGCAGCCAGGATAGCACGGAAGCGGCTGGGTCAGAGCGAGAGCACCATCACGCTGGTGAAGGAGCGGGCCTTCAGTGG CCTGACTAAAGCCTTAGCCGTGGACTGTGAGATGGTGGGCGTGGGCCCCAAGGGGGAAGAGAGCATCGTGGCCCGCGTGTCCCTGGTGAACCAGTACGGGAAGTGTGTTTATGACAAGTACGTGAAGCCAGCCCAGCCGGTGACTGACTACAGGACGGCGGTCAGCGGGATCCGGCCCGACGACCTGGCGCAGG gAGAAGAATTTGAAGTCGTTCAGAAGGAGGTGGCAGACCTGCTGAAGGGCCGGATTCTAGTCGGACACGCGCTGCACAACGACCTGAAG GCGTTGTTTCTTGGTCACCCGAAGAAGAAGATCAGGGACACTCAGAAGTACAAGCCTTTCCGGAGCCAAGTGAAG GCAGGGCCTACAGAGGCCCCACCCGAGCGTGGCTGTGCGCCGCCCTCTCCCCTGGCAGAGTGGACGGCCGTCTCTGAAGCTGCTTGCGGAGCGAGTCCTGGGGATCCGGGTGCAGCAGACGGAGCACTGCTCG CTACCAGTGTACTGTAG
- the REXO4 gene encoding RNA exonuclease 4 isoform X6 — protein sequence MAKARVLAPERAPGDPAPEPELVKKPNRKKNRKKRFWKNKAREAGRKPGNGPGVVVVRPPKAPEDFSQNWKALQEELLKQKSQAPEEALVLSQTDSKKQPQGVQQNRKVISDKAKRDEMGTENTDPKAARGSVPSGFLKNRKIRAQRNEKGAKKRTNDDISPKRGEIRHKKCKAEEVAATLPPAPPTEEDIWFDDVDPADIEAAIGPEAARIARKRLGQSESTITLVKERAFSGLTKALAVDCEMVGVGPKGEESIVARVSLVNQYGKCVYDKYVKPAQPVTDYRTAVSGIRPDDLAQGEEFEVVQKEVADLLKGRILVGHALHNDLKALFLGHPKKKIRDTQKYKPFRSQVKSGRPSLKLLAERVLGIRVQQTEHCSLPVYCSRRQRPESGLQAL from the exons ATGGCGAAGGCGAGGGTGCTGGCCCCCGAGCGCGCCCCGGGCGACCCCGCGCCTGAGCCCGAGCTCGTCAAGAAGCCGAATcggaagaaaaacaggaagaaaagattTTGGAAGAACAAAGCGCGAGAAGCAGGCAGAAAGCCGGGAAACGGCCCCGGCGTGGTCGTGGTGCGACCTCCAAAGGCACCGGAGGACTTTTCCCAAAACTGGAAGGCGCTGCAGGAGGAG TTGCTGAAACAAAAATCACAGGCCCCGGAAGAGGCTCTTGTTCTCTCTCAGACGGATTCCAAAAAGCAGCCCCAAGGTGTCCAACAAAACAGGAAAGTGATCTCAGATAAAGCAAAGAGAGATGAGATGGGGACAGAAAACACAGACCCCAAGGCCGCGCGGGGCTCTGTGCCCTCAGGATTTCTGAAGAACAGGAAGATCCGGGCACAGCGCAATGAGAAAGGAGCGAAGAAAAGGACCAATGATGACATTTCCCCGAAACGAGGAGAAATCAGACATAAGAAGTGCAAAGCTGAGGAGGTGGCCGCCACCTTGCCTCCGGCCCCGCCCACCGA AGAAGACATCTGGTTTGACGACGTCGACCCAGCGGACATCGAAGCAGCCATCGGCCCGGAGGCAGCCAGGATAGCACGGAAGCGGCTGGGTCAGAGCGAGAGCACCATCACGCTGGTGAAGGAGCGGGCCTTCAGTGG CCTGACTAAAGCCTTAGCCGTGGACTGTGAGATGGTGGGCGTGGGCCCCAAGGGGGAAGAGAGCATCGTGGCCCGCGTGTCCCTGGTGAACCAGTACGGGAAGTGTGTTTATGACAAGTACGTGAAGCCAGCCCAGCCGGTGACTGACTACAGGACGGCGGTCAGCGGGATCCGGCCCGACGACCTGGCGCAGG gAGAAGAATTTGAAGTCGTTCAGAAGGAGGTGGCAGACCTGCTGAAGGGCCGGATTCTAGTCGGACACGCGCTGCACAACGACCTGAAG GCGTTGTTTCTTGGTCACCCGAAGAAGAAGATCAGGGACACTCAGAAGTACAAGCCTTTCCGGAGCCAAGTGAAG AGTGGACGGCCGTCTCTGAAGCTGCTTGCGGAGCGAGTCCTGGGGATCCGGGTGCAGCAGACGGAGCACTGCTCG CTACCAGTGTACTGTAGTCGGAGACAAAGGCCCGAGTCTGGATTGCAGGCCCTCTAG
- the REXO4 gene encoding RNA exonuclease 4 isoform X4, producing the protein MAKARVLAPERAPGDPAPEPELVKKPNRKKNRKKRFWKNKAREAGRKPGNGPGVVVVRPPKAPEDFSQNWKALQEELLKQKSQAPEEALVLSQTDSKKQPQGVQQNRKVISDKAKRDEMGTENTDPKAARGSVPSGFLKNRKIRAQRNEKGAKKRTNDDISPKRGEIRHKKCKAEEVAATLPPAPPTEEDIWFDDVDPADIEAAIGPEAARIARKRLGQSESTITLVKERAFSGLTKALAVDCEMVGVGPKGEESIVARVSLVNQYGKCVYDKYVKPAQPVTDYRTAVSGIRPDDLAQGEEFEVVQKEVADLLKGRILVGHALHNDLKALFLGHPKKKIRDTQKYKPFRSQVKGLQRPHPSVAVRRPLPWQSGRPSLKLLAERVLGIRVQQTEHCSLPVYCSRRQRPESGLQAL; encoded by the exons ATGGCGAAGGCGAGGGTGCTGGCCCCCGAGCGCGCCCCGGGCGACCCCGCGCCTGAGCCCGAGCTCGTCAAGAAGCCGAATcggaagaaaaacaggaagaaaagattTTGGAAGAACAAAGCGCGAGAAGCAGGCAGAAAGCCGGGAAACGGCCCCGGCGTGGTCGTGGTGCGACCTCCAAAGGCACCGGAGGACTTTTCCCAAAACTGGAAGGCGCTGCAGGAGGAG TTGCTGAAACAAAAATCACAGGCCCCGGAAGAGGCTCTTGTTCTCTCTCAGACGGATTCCAAAAAGCAGCCCCAAGGTGTCCAACAAAACAGGAAAGTGATCTCAGATAAAGCAAAGAGAGATGAGATGGGGACAGAAAACACAGACCCCAAGGCCGCGCGGGGCTCTGTGCCCTCAGGATTTCTGAAGAACAGGAAGATCCGGGCACAGCGCAATGAGAAAGGAGCGAAGAAAAGGACCAATGATGACATTTCCCCGAAACGAGGAGAAATCAGACATAAGAAGTGCAAAGCTGAGGAGGTGGCCGCCACCTTGCCTCCGGCCCCGCCCACCGA AGAAGACATCTGGTTTGACGACGTCGACCCAGCGGACATCGAAGCAGCCATCGGCCCGGAGGCAGCCAGGATAGCACGGAAGCGGCTGGGTCAGAGCGAGAGCACCATCACGCTGGTGAAGGAGCGGGCCTTCAGTGG CCTGACTAAAGCCTTAGCCGTGGACTGTGAGATGGTGGGCGTGGGCCCCAAGGGGGAAGAGAGCATCGTGGCCCGCGTGTCCCTGGTGAACCAGTACGGGAAGTGTGTTTATGACAAGTACGTGAAGCCAGCCCAGCCGGTGACTGACTACAGGACGGCGGTCAGCGGGATCCGGCCCGACGACCTGGCGCAGG gAGAAGAATTTGAAGTCGTTCAGAAGGAGGTGGCAGACCTGCTGAAGGGCCGGATTCTAGTCGGACACGCGCTGCACAACGACCTGAAG GCGTTGTTTCTTGGTCACCCGAAGAAGAAGATCAGGGACACTCAGAAGTACAAGCCTTTCCGGAGCCAAGTGAAG GGCCTACAGAGGCCCCACCCGAGCGTGGCTGTGCGCCGCCCTCTCCCCTGGCAGAGTGGACGGCCGTCTCTGAAGCTGCTTGCGGAGCGAGTCCTGGGGATCCGGGTGCAGCAGACGGAGCACTGCTCG CTACCAGTGTACTGTAGTCGGAGACAAAGGCCCGAGTCTGGATTGCAGGCCCTCTAG
- the REXO4 gene encoding RNA exonuclease 4 isoform X1 has protein sequence MAKARVLAPERAPGDPAPEPELVKKPNRKKNRKKRFWKNKAREAGRKPGNGPGVVVVRPPKAPEDFSQNWKALQEELLKQKSQAPEEALVLSQTDSKKQPQGVQQNRKVISDKAKRDEMGTENTDPKAARGSVPSGFLKNRKIRAQRNEKGAKKRTNDDISPKRGEIRHKKCKAEEVAATLPPAPPTEEDIWFDDVDPADIEAAIGPEAARIARKRLGQSESTITLVKERAFSGLTKALAVDCEMVGVGPKGEESIVARVSLVNQYGKCVYDKYVKPAQPVTDYRTAVSGIRPDDLAQGEEFEVVQKEVADLLKGRILVGHALHNDLKALFLGHPKKKIRDTQKYKPFRSQVKGLQRPHPSVAVRRPLPWQSGRPSLKLLAERVLGIRVQQTEHCSIQDAQAAMRLYILVRKEWESIARDRRPPASSAHGNDA, from the exons ATGGCGAAGGCGAGGGTGCTGGCCCCCGAGCGCGCCCCGGGCGACCCCGCGCCTGAGCCCGAGCTCGTCAAGAAGCCGAATcggaagaaaaacaggaagaaaagattTTGGAAGAACAAAGCGCGAGAAGCAGGCAGAAAGCCGGGAAACGGCCCCGGCGTGGTCGTGGTGCGACCTCCAAAGGCACCGGAGGACTTTTCCCAAAACTGGAAGGCGCTGCAGGAGGAG TTGCTGAAACAAAAATCACAGGCCCCGGAAGAGGCTCTTGTTCTCTCTCAGACGGATTCCAAAAAGCAGCCCCAAGGTGTCCAACAAAACAGGAAAGTGATCTCAGATAAAGCAAAGAGAGATGAGATGGGGACAGAAAACACAGACCCCAAGGCCGCGCGGGGCTCTGTGCCCTCAGGATTTCTGAAGAACAGGAAGATCCGGGCACAGCGCAATGAGAAAGGAGCGAAGAAAAGGACCAATGATGACATTTCCCCGAAACGAGGAGAAATCAGACATAAGAAGTGCAAAGCTGAGGAGGTGGCCGCCACCTTGCCTCCGGCCCCGCCCACCGA AGAAGACATCTGGTTTGACGACGTCGACCCAGCGGACATCGAAGCAGCCATCGGCCCGGAGGCAGCCAGGATAGCACGGAAGCGGCTGGGTCAGAGCGAGAGCACCATCACGCTGGTGAAGGAGCGGGCCTTCAGTGG CCTGACTAAAGCCTTAGCCGTGGACTGTGAGATGGTGGGCGTGGGCCCCAAGGGGGAAGAGAGCATCGTGGCCCGCGTGTCCCTGGTGAACCAGTACGGGAAGTGTGTTTATGACAAGTACGTGAAGCCAGCCCAGCCGGTGACTGACTACAGGACGGCGGTCAGCGGGATCCGGCCCGACGACCTGGCGCAGG gAGAAGAATTTGAAGTCGTTCAGAAGGAGGTGGCAGACCTGCTGAAGGGCCGGATTCTAGTCGGACACGCGCTGCACAACGACCTGAAG GCGTTGTTTCTTGGTCACCCGAAGAAGAAGATCAGGGACACTCAGAAGTACAAGCCTTTCCGGAGCCAAGTGAAG GGCCTACAGAGGCCCCACCCGAGCGTGGCTGTGCGCCGCCCTCTCCCCTGGCAGAGTGGACGGCCGTCTCTGAAGCTGCTTGCGGAGCGAGTCCTGGGGATCCGGGTGCAGCAGACGGAGCACTGCTCG ATTCAAGATGCGCAGGCAGCGATGAGGCTGTACATCCTGGTGAGAAAGGAGTGGGAGAGCATCGCCCGAGACAGGCGGCCCCCGGCCTCCAGCGCCCACGGTAACGACGCCTAG
- the REXO4 gene encoding RNA exonuclease 4 isoform X2, which produces MAKARVLAPERAPGDPAPEPELVKKPNRKKNRKKRFWKNKAREAGRKPGNGPGVVVVRPPKAPEDFSQNWKALQEELLKQKSQAPEEALVLSQTDSKKQPQGVQQNRKVISDKAKRDEMGTENTDPKAARGSVPSGFLKNRKIRAQRNEKGAKKRTNDDISPKRGEIRHKKCKAEEVAATLPPAPPTEEDIWFDDVDPADIEAAIGPEAARIARKRLGQSESTITLVKERAFSGLTKALAVDCEMVGVGPKGEESIVARVSLVNQYGKCVYDKYVKPAQPVTDYRTAVSGIRPDDLAQGEEFEVVQKEVADLLKGRILVGHALHNDLKALFLGHPKKKIRDTQKYKPFRSQVKAGPTEAPPERGCAPPSPLAEWTAVSEAACGASPGDPGAADGALLDSRCAGSDEAVHPGEKGVGEHRPRQAAPGLQRPR; this is translated from the exons ATGGCGAAGGCGAGGGTGCTGGCCCCCGAGCGCGCCCCGGGCGACCCCGCGCCTGAGCCCGAGCTCGTCAAGAAGCCGAATcggaagaaaaacaggaagaaaagattTTGGAAGAACAAAGCGCGAGAAGCAGGCAGAAAGCCGGGAAACGGCCCCGGCGTGGTCGTGGTGCGACCTCCAAAGGCACCGGAGGACTTTTCCCAAAACTGGAAGGCGCTGCAGGAGGAG TTGCTGAAACAAAAATCACAGGCCCCGGAAGAGGCTCTTGTTCTCTCTCAGACGGATTCCAAAAAGCAGCCCCAAGGTGTCCAACAAAACAGGAAAGTGATCTCAGATAAAGCAAAGAGAGATGAGATGGGGACAGAAAACACAGACCCCAAGGCCGCGCGGGGCTCTGTGCCCTCAGGATTTCTGAAGAACAGGAAGATCCGGGCACAGCGCAATGAGAAAGGAGCGAAGAAAAGGACCAATGATGACATTTCCCCGAAACGAGGAGAAATCAGACATAAGAAGTGCAAAGCTGAGGAGGTGGCCGCCACCTTGCCTCCGGCCCCGCCCACCGA AGAAGACATCTGGTTTGACGACGTCGACCCAGCGGACATCGAAGCAGCCATCGGCCCGGAGGCAGCCAGGATAGCACGGAAGCGGCTGGGTCAGAGCGAGAGCACCATCACGCTGGTGAAGGAGCGGGCCTTCAGTGG CCTGACTAAAGCCTTAGCCGTGGACTGTGAGATGGTGGGCGTGGGCCCCAAGGGGGAAGAGAGCATCGTGGCCCGCGTGTCCCTGGTGAACCAGTACGGGAAGTGTGTTTATGACAAGTACGTGAAGCCAGCCCAGCCGGTGACTGACTACAGGACGGCGGTCAGCGGGATCCGGCCCGACGACCTGGCGCAGG gAGAAGAATTTGAAGTCGTTCAGAAGGAGGTGGCAGACCTGCTGAAGGGCCGGATTCTAGTCGGACACGCGCTGCACAACGACCTGAAG GCGTTGTTTCTTGGTCACCCGAAGAAGAAGATCAGGGACACTCAGAAGTACAAGCCTTTCCGGAGCCAAGTGAAG GCAGGGCCTACAGAGGCCCCACCCGAGCGTGGCTGTGCGCCGCCCTCTCCCCTGGCAGAGTGGACGGCCGTCTCTGAAGCTGCTTGCGGAGCGAGTCCTGGGGATCCGGGTGCAGCAGACGGAGCACTGCTCG ATTCAAGATGCGCAGGCAGCGATGAGGCTGTACATCCTGGTGAGAAAGGAGTGGGAGAGCATCGCCCGAGACAGGCGGCCCCCGGCCTCCAGCGCCCACGGTAA